The following DNA comes from Mucilaginibacter jinjuensis.
CCGGCCATCGTCATCCAGGCTACGGGGCCAATTAAATGCAGGTTAAACAAAATAGTGCCGCCGCCTACTAACAAGTAGCCGCCGATAATTAAAAAATGGATAACGCTAAAGGCAAACAAGTTTTTGCGGATAAGGATCAGCAAACTCAGAATTATCAATACGATGACAGAAATCAATGAATCGATACTGGCATAGATAGAAGTGGTTTTAATGCCCATACCCGCCCATATCTCTACCTCGAAATTATCACGTACATCGCGCATTACCGTCAGCAAAATATAACTGATCACCGTCAGGATAATACCGGGTAAAAAACGCAGGATAAAACGTTTGCGATCGGCGCTGTTCATCGGCACACGCTCGGCGCGGAGCAGTTTATCCTCATCATTTGGTGGTGGTAGCAGCTCAAGGCAAAAAATGAAAAGAAGTAGAGGTATCGCAAATACAGCGCCTGTGGCAAAAGGCATGTGGTATTCATTGATATGAAATACGCTCATTAACGTACGCCCAACTGTTTTCACAAAACCCGATGCAAATATTAAACTGATACACATTACCGCGGCCATAAACTCGGTTGCGCGCCTGCCTTCGATATAGCCGAAGATCAGTCCCCAGATCATCCCCAGCGGTAAACCGTTAACAAACAGAAATATAATATTGTAAGGGGCCGGAACCAACGCAAAACCCAGCAAAGCCAACCAAGAAACACCGATGAACAACAGAATGCTTCTGGCCCGGTTGCCATGCGTTACCTCGGCAATAAAACGAATGCCATAAAACTTGCTAAGCGTATACCCAATAATTTGCGCTATAACCAGCCACACTTTATAATCAACATGCAAATACTGGTGCCCGGTATATGTACCTGCCGTAAATGCCTTACGGAACGAGTACATACAGGTATAAGCCCCAAATGCCGAAACACCAGCCATTACAGACAGCACTGCATAAGGCCATGTGGCCACTCTTGCCCTTAATTTATCTTTTAATGTCATTTGCTTTAGTCTGATTAGCAGGTGTTTAATTGTTGCTATACAGTTAAATCAATGATAAGCCAGTATTATAAATACCAAACCAACCGCAGGTTAAGCTTAAATTAAGGATGAAAAGAAACCCTTGCGTAATATGAATTTAATGTGAGGGGGAAAGCATCTCTCCTTGGGGAAGGGGCGCGGTTGGATGTGAAATGGCAGGGAGGGGTAATCTGCAATATGAAGTCTCCACAGGATCCCACTTGCTAAGCGAATATGTATGGCCGTATACCTGTCCCGTGGGGTGCCGAAACAAGTTCGGCATGACGGGAAGGTTAAGAATAACCCCAACCTTAATACTAAATTAACCGTCAGGTAAACAGCAAATCGTTACTTCGCATAAACATCAATATGAAAAGAAGAGAGTTCTTTCGCAATGGTACCCTGGCAACTTTAGGGGCAACATTATTTAACCCCTTTAGTTCGGTAGCAAACGTACTGAACCCAATTGCAACGAGCGGCAAAGCCAAAAACATTATATTTATGGTAGCAGACGGCATGAGCACCGGGACGCTAAACATGGCCGATATGTTTCTGAACCGTAAATATGGCCGCTCGAGCAATTGGTTAGGTTTGTATCGCGAAAGCCGGGGTACCAGGGCATTGATGGATACCGCGTCGGCCAGTTCGCTGGTTACTGATTCGGCCGCAGGTAGCTCATCATGGGGCGGCGGTGTACGCGTTAACAATGGTGCATTAAATGTTGGCCCCGATGGTAAAGAACATAAACCTATTTTACAGAAATTTAAGGAAGCTGGCAAAGCTGTTGGCTGTGTTACTACTGTACCTATTACCCACGCCACCCCGGCGGGGTTCTGCATAAATTTGGGTAGCAGGGGCGATCAATCTAAAATTGCCGAACTATACCTGCCGCTCAAATTTGATGTTATGATGGGCGGCGGTAACGATTACTTTAGTGCGGCCAAACGCAAGGATGCTAAAGATATGTACCAGCAGTTTGAACTGAATGGTTATACCGTTATTAAGAACCGCACCGATATGCTGGCCCAAAAAGGCGGCAAACCTATTTTGGGTGTATTTGCCGATGATGGTTTGCCTTACACGCTTGATCGCAACCAGGATAACACCTTGCAGGACACTGTGCCTACGCTAGCCGAGATGACCAAAACGGCTATCTCCATTATGAACAAGAACAGCAAAGGTTTTGTATTACAGGTAGAAGGTGGTAAGGTTGACTGGGCTGCTCACGGTAACGATGCCCCGGCCTTAATTTATGACCAGATGGCTTTTGATGAAGCCGTTGGCGAAGCTTTAGCCTTTGCTGAAAAAGATGGTAATACTTTAGTAATTATGACCACAGATCACGGCAACGCCAACCCCGGCCTGTTTTACAGCGATATGGCTAATGCCGATTTTGATAACTTCCAGAACTTTAAGCATACCAATGAGTGGGTGCTAAAACAGATTCGCAAGGGAGATACCGCCAGCCGCGTTGTCGAGCAAATTGCTGATGCACAGCACATCGCTATTACCCAGGCAGAGGCCAATGACCTGTTAAAATATTATAACTCAGTTAGTGAGGAAGGCCTTTATAACGAAGCTAACTTACCCCTCCGTAAACTGGCCGAAATTCAGCAGAAATATACTTTTGTAGGCTTTGGTTCAATGGAGCACTCTGCCGACTATGTTGAGCTGGCCATGTTTGGCCCGGGTAGTAATTTGCTGAAACCTTTTGTTAAGAATACTGATTTGCACAACTTGATGCTGCATGCTACAGGGATGATATAATTATTAGCATTTTATTTTGTAATTGTTTTTTGTCATTCTGAACGTAGTGAAGAATCTTCTTCGATGTGCATTGCCGCTCTACAAGGCGAAGAAGATTCTTCGTTAGCACTCAGAATGACAAAGTAAGGCGGAAAAGCAAAGTGCGCTCTGTCACCCCCAAATCATAATCTCCAAACAAACACGCTCATTCACTCTTTCTGTAACTTAACTACGTAACAAATGGCGTAGCTTATCATCCAAAACAAAAACGCAGAATAACGAGTGGAAAACATACTTCATATTGCTGATCTCAGCAAAAGATACCAGAGCGCCGGTCGTACCCTAACCGTGCTCGATCATATTAATTTCTCGGTTACCGCAGGCTCAACCAATGCTATTGTAGGTCCATCGGGTAGTGGTAAAACCACCTTGCTTGGGCTTTGCGCAGGACTGGATCGTTCGAGTTCGGGTATTGTAGAATTGAACGGCATTAACCTCGGTAACTTAAGCGAGGACAAACGTGCGCAGGTGCGTAACCAGTACGTGGGTTTTATATTTCAGAATTTCCAACTGCTGCCTACGCTAACTGCTTTAGAGAATGTGATGGTTCCATTAGAGCTTCGCGGCGAACGTAATATTAAAGCCCGCGCGCTTGATCTGTTAGATAAAGTGGGACTGGCCGAACGCAGCCACCATTACCCAACCCAGCTTTCGGGCGGCGAGCAGCAGCGGGTATCGCTGGCGAGGGCGTTCAGCAACCAGCCTAAAATATTATTTGCCGATGAACCTACGGGTAACCTGGATGCGGAAACGAGCGAAAAGGTTATTAAACTCATCTTCGACCTGAATAAAGAAGCTGGAACTACTTTAGTGGTAGTAACACACGATCTGGAACTGGCGGCTAAAACGCAGCGCATTATTCGGATCAAGGGCGGTAAACTGGTGTCGGACGAAAAAACGAGTGTCAATGTCTGAGACCAATCAACTGGAAAAACCACCGCTTAAATTAGCGTGGCTTTTCGAGATGGCCTGGCGCGATAGCCGTAAAAACCGTTCGCGTTTGTTCCTCTTTATTTCGTCTATCATATTCGGTATTGCCGCAATAGTGACTATTTATTCCTTTGGCTATAATGTAAAAAAGGATGTAGATAACCAGGCAGCTACGCTGATTGGTGCCGATTTGGCTATATTCTCCAATAAGCCCGCTGACGAAACTACCAAGCCGATCCTTAACTCATTCGGCGACCGTAAATCGGAAGAACGGAGCTTTGCCTCCATGATCTATTTCCCAAAAGGAAACGGAACACGTTTGGTACAAGTGCGTGCTTTGCAGGGCGAATTTCCTTATTATGGAACTTTAGAAACCACACCGACCGCTGCCGGTACTGATTTTAAGAACGGTAAAAAAGCACTGGTTGACCAAACCCTGATGCTGCAATTTAACGCCAAAGTTGGCGACTCGATCAAGGTTGGTAATGTTACTTTTTTAATTGACGGTATCCTGAACAAAGCACCGGGACAAACCGGTATTTCGGCAGGTATTGCGCCTATTGTTTACATCCCGTTGCAATACCTCGATCAAACCGGGTTAATGCAAAAAGGTAGTCGCATTAATTACAATTACTATTACAAATACGACCACGATGTAAACGTTACTAAGTTGATTAAAGGCCAGGAAACCAAACTGGAAAAAGCTAACCTGAACTACGATACTATTGATACGCGTAAAGAAAATACCGGTCGTAGTTTTGAAGATTTAACAAGATTCCTGTCGCTCGTTGGGTTCATTGCTTTATTATTGGGCTGTGTAGGCGTAGCCAGTGCTATCCATATTTATATTCGCGAAAAAATTGCTTCTATCGCTATTATGCGTTGTTTGGGTGTGCGATCAACACAGGCATTTTTGATTTATTTAATTCAGATTATTGGTATTGGACTAATCGGTTCTATCATTGGCGCTGCTTTAGGTAGTGCGATAGAGCATGTGTTGCCGCTGGTATTTAAAGATTTTCTGCCGATCACGGTTTCTACCGCTATTTCGTGGATGGCCATAGGGCAGGGGTTATTACTGGGTGTAGTAATATCGGTATTATTTGCTTTACTTCCATTGATCGCAATTCGTAATATATCACCGCTGAATACGCTGCGCATGTCGTATGAAAACATTAACCTGCTGCGCGATCCTTTGCGTTGGTTAGTGTATACGTTAATTGTTGGCTTTATCGTGGTGTTCAGCTATTTCCAACTGAGTAGCTGGCCGGCAAGTATTTTCTTTACTATTGGCATCTTGGTGGCTTTCATGATCCTGACTTTAATTGCCAGGTTATTAATGCGATTGGCAAAGGCGATACTCAGCAATTCGTGGAGCTATTTATGGCGGCAAGGTTTTGCTAATTTGTATCGGCCTAATAACCAAACTATCATCCTCATCGTCTCCATTGGTTTAAGTACTACGTTTATCTGCACACTGTTTTTTATCCAAAGTATGTTGGTTAAACAGGTTAGTATTTCGGCCACGACTAATAGTGCGAATATGATCTTATTTGATATTCAAACGAGCCAGAAAAAAGGGGTAGAAGGCTTAACCGAACAATTCCATTTACCGGTGATACAACAAGTACCCGTGGTAAACATGCGAATTGACAAGGTGAACGGTAAAACCGCTGCACAGGTAAAGAAAGATACCACGATACAGGTATCATCACACGTGTTCAGCAACGAGTACCGCTCTACCTACCGTGACACTTTAACGCCGACTGAAAAGGTTGTAGGTGGCGAGTGGAAAGGCAAAGCCATAACGGGTGCCGATGTGCCGATCTCGATAGAAGACCGTTTTGCTAAACATAACCATTTGAAAGTAGGCGACCATATTGAGTTTAATGTACAAGGTTCGCCGGTGCAAACGGTTATTGCCAGTATCCGTACCGTGAACTGGAATAAGATGCAGACTAACTTCCTTGTCGTATTCCCTAAA
Coding sequences within:
- a CDS encoding ABC transporter permease, coding for MSETNQLEKPPLKLAWLFEMAWRDSRKNRSRLFLFISSIIFGIAAIVTIYSFGYNVKKDVDNQAATLIGADLAIFSNKPADETTKPILNSFGDRKSEERSFASMIYFPKGNGTRLVQVRALQGEFPYYGTLETTPTAAGTDFKNGKKALVDQTLMLQFNAKVGDSIKVGNVTFLIDGILNKAPGQTGISAGIAPIVYIPLQYLDQTGLMQKGSRINYNYYYKYDHDVNVTKLIKGQETKLEKANLNYDTIDTRKENTGRSFEDLTRFLSLVGFIALLLGCVGVASAIHIYIREKIASIAIMRCLGVRSTQAFLIYLIQIIGIGLIGSIIGAALGSAIEHVLPLVFKDFLPITVSTAISWMAIGQGLLLGVVISVLFALLPLIAIRNISPLNTLRMSYENINLLRDPLRWLVYTLIVGFIVVFSYFQLSSWPASIFFTIGILVAFMILTLIARLLMRLAKAILSNSWSYLWRQGFANLYRPNNQTIILIVSIGLSTTFICTLFFIQSMLVKQVSISATTNSANMILFDIQTSQKKGVEGLTEQFHLPVIQQVPVVNMRIDKVNGKTAAQVKKDTTIQVSSHVFSNEYRSTYRDTLTPTEKVVGGEWKGKAITGADVPISIEDRFAKHNHLKVGDHIEFNVQGSPVQTVIASIRTVNWNKMQTNFLVVFPKGVLEDAPQFYAMLTHVPSKQVSAKYQQAVVKQFPNVSMIDLGQVLSVLDELLDKLGDIIKFMSAFSIITGIVVLIASVRISKYQRIQESVLLRTMGASRRQILTITALEYLFLGTLSALTGTLIAFIGSWLLAKFSFDIPFSADVTPAAGIFLAITVLTITIGLLNSRGVLNKPPLEILRGDS
- a CDS encoding alkaline phosphatase, yielding MKRREFFRNGTLATLGATLFNPFSSVANVLNPIATSGKAKNIIFMVADGMSTGTLNMADMFLNRKYGRSSNWLGLYRESRGTRALMDTASASSLVTDSAAGSSSWGGGVRVNNGALNVGPDGKEHKPILQKFKEAGKAVGCVTTVPITHATPAGFCINLGSRGDQSKIAELYLPLKFDVMMGGGNDYFSAAKRKDAKDMYQQFELNGYTVIKNRTDMLAQKGGKPILGVFADDGLPYTLDRNQDNTLQDTVPTLAEMTKTAISIMNKNSKGFVLQVEGGKVDWAAHGNDAPALIYDQMAFDEAVGEALAFAEKDGNTLVIMTTDHGNANPGLFYSDMANADFDNFQNFKHTNEWVLKQIRKGDTASRVVEQIADAQHIAITQAEANDLLKYYNSVSEEGLYNEANLPLRKLAEIQQKYTFVGFGSMEHSADYVELAMFGPGSNLLKPFVKNTDLHNLMLHATGMI
- a CDS encoding DUF5690 family protein, giving the protein MTLKDKLRARVATWPYAVLSVMAGVSAFGAYTCMYSFRKAFTAGTYTGHQYLHVDYKVWLVIAQIIGYTLSKFYGIRFIAEVTHGNRARSILLFIGVSWLALLGFALVPAPYNIIFLFVNGLPLGMIWGLIFGYIEGRRATEFMAAVMCISLIFASGFVKTVGRTLMSVFHINEYHMPFATGAVFAIPLLLFIFCLELLPPPNDEDKLLRAERVPMNSADRKRFILRFLPGIILTVISYILLTVMRDVRDNFEVEIWAGMGIKTTSIYASIDSLISVIVLIILSLLILIRKNLFAFSVIHFLIIGGYLLVGGGTILFNLHLIGPVAWMTMAGLGLYLGYVPYNAVFFERLIAVFKYKSNVGFVVYVADAIAYLGSVSVLLIKELNGGAISWLAFFNKGTMIVALVGSISTVLSLLYFMQSANSKKTKAIDVLQVNLQQ
- a CDS encoding ABC transporter ATP-binding protein translates to MENILHIADLSKRYQSAGRTLTVLDHINFSVTAGSTNAIVGPSGSGKTTLLGLCAGLDRSSSGIVELNGINLGNLSEDKRAQVRNQYVGFIFQNFQLLPTLTALENVMVPLELRGERNIKARALDLLDKVGLAERSHHYPTQLSGGEQQRVSLARAFSNQPKILFADEPTGNLDAETSEKVIKLIFDLNKEAGTTLVVVTHDLELAAKTQRIIRIKGGKLVSDEKTSVNV